From Flavobacterium arcticum, the proteins below share one genomic window:
- a CDS encoding GyrI-like domain-containing protein: MKIAKYIFLLLLLASVAFTVFIATHDGKYEIKQSKLIKVPKTSLYNYINDYTNWNTINILADTDSTTVYTYPTDKTIGKGAIANWNTGEREGEIQTVKTVKHDSIIQYAYTDNEKQEIIWTFKDTLNSTKISVRIKGKLTFTEKAYAIIRGSIENRAEAALKQGLTKMSHFIEKELTTYNIMVMGKTIKTNNFYLGYTVTGSIENIDKNIIAVLPKLLDFIKTNRISTKGEPFVIYDKKYNRNTTKAIYTICIPIEEEIITSEGSEFEGGVLQSFPALKTTLKGDYLNLKKAWATSNKYIEEKALVIDTTRNYVEVYRNGLHQSKNPSEWITDIYFPITITDSLTKTVILPNARLTPVQQASRQEVEKTSTPASMINDTTPEN; encoded by the coding sequence ATGAAAATTGCAAAATATATTTTCTTACTATTGCTTTTGGCTTCGGTAGCATTTACTGTATTTATAGCCACCCATGATGGCAAATATGAAATTAAGCAAAGTAAGCTTATAAAAGTACCTAAAACTTCGTTGTATAATTATATAAACGACTATACCAACTGGAATACCATTAATATACTTGCTGATACTGATTCTACTACAGTATACACCTACCCTACTGATAAAACTATAGGTAAAGGAGCAATAGCTAACTGGAATACAGGAGAAAGAGAAGGAGAAATACAAACTGTAAAGACTGTAAAACATGACAGTATTATACAGTATGCTTATACTGATAATGAAAAACAAGAAATAATTTGGACATTTAAAGATACACTAAATAGCACAAAAATAAGTGTAAGAATAAAAGGTAAATTAACTTTTACAGAAAAAGCATATGCCATAATAAGAGGTAGCATAGAGAATCGTGCAGAAGCTGCATTAAAACAAGGGCTTACTAAAATGAGTCATTTTATAGAAAAAGAACTTACCACTTATAACATAATGGTAATGGGTAAAACCATAAAAACAAACAATTTCTATTTAGGTTATACTGTAACAGGAAGTATCGAAAATATTGATAAAAATATAATTGCTGTACTGCCTAAGTTATTAGACTTTATAAAAACAAATAGAATTAGCACCAAAGGAGAACCGTTCGTTATTTATGATAAAAAATACAATCGTAATACTACTAAAGCAATCTATACTATTTGTATTCCTATCGAAGAGGAAATTATTACATCCGAAGGAAGTGAATTTGAAGGTGGAGTACTGCAATCATTCCCTGCTCTTAAAACAACACTTAAAGGAGATTACTTAAACCTGAAAAAAGCATGGGCTACTTCCAATAAGTATATTGAAGAGAAAGCGTTAGTAATAGATACTACAAGAAACTATGTAGAGGTATATCGCAACGGATTGCATCAATCTAAAAATCCGTCAGAATGGATTACTGATATTTACTTCCCGATAACTATTACTGATAGCTTAACGAAAACTGTTATACTACCCAATGCAAGACTAACTCCTGTACAACAAGCATCAAGGCAAGAAGTAGAAAAAACATCTACTCCTGCCAGTATGATAAATGATACTACACCCGAAAATTAA